The Methanocalculus natronophilus genome window below encodes:
- a CDS encoding 60S ribosomal export protein NMD3 — protein sequence MSIREAICPRCGSPTDDGLCGSCRLNEIEWAVIQPRVSAILCPTCGSRKVGSTWSDIEVDRDTLGRSLIFESLRMHKDLKNQDVTVDIRDISSNRSRAEVNIRGVCYGIPVSDTFRVLIAWGKEQCDRCCRISGSYYEGIIQVRGEGRLPTEWEARRSAEIAFQAEDAAQTGGDRLSFVSSVDATKDGVDIIVSSLGFGQGIVNDISSYFGAKSTSHPKLVGEKEGKKLYRVTWSVRLPRIVRGDVIAVAGRYFQVTGSDGTTLRTRDLLTSAPRSIRNEETIAVIGNRRDAEEAMVTFREGETIGILDPGSHLPHELPAPAGCRADAGAIVSILRDGETLVIVGCQE from the coding sequence ATGAGCATCAGGGAAGCTATCTGCCCACGGTGCGGCAGCCCGACTGACGACGGGCTCTGCGGCAGCTGCAGGCTGAATGAGATAGAATGGGCAGTGATTCAGCCCCGGGTCTCTGCCATCCTCTGCCCGACCTGCGGGTCAAGGAAAGTTGGGAGTACCTGGTCTGACATTGAGGTGGACAGGGATACGCTCGGCAGGTCTTTAATTTTTGAATCACTCCGGATGCACAAGGATCTCAAAAACCAGGACGTCACGGTGGATATCCGTGATATAAGCTCAAACCGGTCCCGGGCGGAAGTCAACATCAGAGGAGTCTGTTACGGGATCCCTGTCTCTGACACATTCCGGGTGCTGATCGCCTGGGGTAAGGAACAATGTGACCGGTGCTGTCGGATCAGCGGCAGCTATTATGAGGGTATCATCCAGGTCAGGGGAGAAGGCAGGCTCCCAACCGAATGGGAAGCCAGGAGAAGTGCAGAGATCGCGTTTCAGGCCGAGGATGCTGCCCAGACCGGCGGAGATCGCCTCTCATTTGTATCATCTGTCGACGCTACAAAGGATGGTGTTGATATCATCGTCTCTTCCCTTGGCTTTGGGCAGGGAATCGTCAATGACATATCCTCCTATTTCGGTGCAAAGTCGACGTCACATCCGAAACTGGTTGGAGAAAAGGAAGGGAAAAAGCTGTACCGTGTCACCTGGTCAGTCAGGCTCCCAAGGATCGTCCGTGGAGATGTCATCGCCGTCGCCGGACGCTACTTCCAGGTTACGGGATCTGATGGGACAACACTCAGGACACGGGATCTCCTCACCTCCGCACCACGGAGTATCCGAAATGAAGAGACGATAGCGGTGATCGGCAATAGAAGAGATGCCGAAGAAGCAATGGTCACCTTCCGGGAAGGAGAGACGATTGGGATTCTGGATCCGGGATCACATCTTCCCCATGAGCTTCCAGCTCCTGCCGGGTGCAGAGCTGATGCAGGAGCGATCGTCTCCATACTCCGTGACGGGGAGACATTGGTTATTGTCGGCTGCCAGGAGTGA
- a CDS encoding DEAD/DEAH box helicase: MEPTSIHSNPSDLIRIPDQLDERIRALLQKRGFTDLSEIQLRAIPPLLSKEHQILIAPTGTGKTESAMLPVFHALLNSERKDGFSALYITPLRSLNRDMLHRLTWWCRELGLTVGVRHGDTTPAERRKQALKPPDLLITTPETIQSMMMGHRLRKHMAGIRHVIVDEIHELADGKRGVQLAIALERIVEHAGEFQRIGISATVGNPETVGSFLCGERPFGIIEVPVASRLSLNVIYAGDRFEDQVKRIEQEIEKKRSTLVFVNTRSVAEAIGHHLIHRGDLEVHHGSLSKEVRIDAEERFSKGEIRCLVCTSSMELGIDIGHIEHVIQFGSPRDVSRLIQRVGRAGHRLDQISRGTILATGFDDLLESLVIADRAIRNKTEELAPPLCPADVIANQVAAIAVERGEFEIERIRSILKRAWPVASCGDLLDACIARMEEHRLIKKDDAHLIRTGRARKYLQTNLSMITDERKFRILDYVTRKTIGTLDESFVVGWIHTGAVFITRGRLWRVLEVLEDMVTVEPAPRSVGELPSWEGEQIPVPFEIAREAGALRRVQNFSDYGADEESTEYCKRILREMEKNRTPVPTDRLVMLEHTKEGVIINICGGHKANEALGRALSILISARFGTSVGIEVNAYRIFLRLPKSVGTVDVQEILSSLEADHIGGILRIAMKRTALYKWKLVAVAKKFGAIDADAEYEKISIHRLSEHFDGSVIEREVYRELFSRYMDVAIAGRLISEIRSGSIEVGTGALSLLGAEGLFSSRDLIAPPDMDQAVIAQLKRRLNAQEVILACMHCRNWKQRTIVERAPDRPECPKCGARLVAALKPYEDENYRVARKKKKTPEEKEVEMRMLRSANMVLSSGKKAIVALAGRGVGPEAASRILHTHAAGDAFYKEILKAERKYIMTHRFW; the protein is encoded by the coding sequence ATGGAACCTACATCGATACACTCGAATCCCTCAGATCTGATCAGAATACCGGACCAGCTCGACGAACGGATTAGAGCTTTGCTTCAGAAGCGCGGGTTTACTGATCTCTCCGAGATCCAGCTCCGTGCGATCCCGCCGCTCCTCTCGAAAGAGCACCAGATCCTGATTGCCCCGACCGGAACCGGTAAGACCGAGAGCGCAATGCTTCCGGTCTTTCATGCTCTTCTCAATAGTGAGCGAAAGGATGGTTTTTCAGCCCTCTATATCACCCCTCTCCGGTCCTTAAACCGCGACATGCTCCACCGCCTCACCTGGTGGTGCAGAGAACTCGGGCTGACGGTTGGCGTGCGGCACGGCGACACAACACCTGCTGAACGAAGGAAGCAGGCACTGAAGCCACCCGATCTCCTGATTACGACACCGGAAACCATCCAGTCAATGATGATGGGCCACCGGCTGCGGAAGCATATGGCTGGTATCAGGCATGTGATCGTTGATGAGATCCATGAGCTTGCAGATGGAAAACGCGGAGTACAGCTTGCTATTGCACTTGAACGAATTGTCGAGCATGCGGGTGAGTTCCAGCGGATTGGCATTTCTGCAACAGTTGGAAACCCAGAGACCGTGGGATCATTTCTCTGCGGAGAGAGGCCATTTGGCATCATCGAGGTCCCGGTTGCATCCAGGCTCTCACTGAATGTGATCTATGCGGGAGATCGTTTTGAGGATCAGGTGAAGAGAATAGAGCAGGAGATAGAGAAGAAGAGATCGACACTTGTTTTCGTCAATACCAGGTCTGTTGCCGAGGCGATTGGCCACCATCTCATCCATCGGGGGGATCTGGAGGTGCATCATGGATCGCTCTCAAAAGAGGTCAGGATTGATGCAGAGGAGCGGTTTTCAAAAGGAGAGATCAGGTGTCTCGTCTGCACAAGTTCGATGGAACTTGGGATCGATATCGGCCATATTGAGCATGTGATCCAGTTTGGATCTCCCCGTGATGTCTCCCGCCTGATCCAGCGTGTGGGCAGAGCCGGCCACCGCCTTGACCAGATCTCCCGGGGCACAATTCTTGCGACAGGATTTGACGACCTCCTCGAATCGCTCGTGATTGCTGATCGGGCAATCCGGAACAAAACCGAGGAGCTGGCACCCCCTCTCTGCCCGGCGGATGTGATCGCAAACCAGGTGGCGGCAATTGCAGTTGAACGGGGAGAATTTGAGATAGAGCGGATCCGATCTATTTTAAAGAGAGCATGGCCTGTTGCATCCTGTGGCGACCTCCTTGATGCCTGTATTGCCAGGATGGAGGAGCACCGCCTGATCAAAAAGGATGATGCGCACCTGATCAGGACAGGGAGAGCCCGGAAGTACCTCCAGACCAACCTCTCGATGATTACAGATGAGCGAAAGTTCCGTATCCTTGATTATGTAACGAGAAAGACAATCGGAACCCTTGATGAGTCGTTTGTTGTCGGGTGGATTCATACGGGTGCAGTCTTTATCACACGGGGCAGGCTCTGGCGGGTGCTTGAGGTGCTTGAGGATATGGTAACAGTTGAACCAGCACCCCGCAGTGTCGGTGAACTCCCGTCCTGGGAGGGGGAACAGATCCCGGTTCCATTTGAGATTGCCCGGGAAGCAGGTGCGCTCAGGAGAGTGCAGAATTTCAGTGATTATGGGGCAGATGAAGAATCAACAGAGTACTGCAAACGGATTCTTCGGGAGATGGAGAAGAACAGGACGCCGGTTCCAACTGACAGGCTTGTGATGCTTGAGCATACGAAAGAAGGCGTCATCATAAATATTTGTGGGGGGCATAAGGCAAACGAGGCTCTCGGGCGTGCTCTCTCAATTCTGATCTCCGCCAGGTTTGGGACAAGTGTTGGCATTGAAGTGAATGCCTACCGGATATTCCTCCGCCTCCCAAAGAGCGTTGGCACAGTTGATGTCCAGGAGATCCTCTCCTCGCTTGAGGCGGATCATATCGGGGGGATCCTCAGGATAGCGATGAAGAGGACTGCCCTCTATAAATGGAAGCTTGTTGCTGTTGCAAAGAAGTTCGGTGCAATTGATGCGGATGCTGAATATGAGAAGATAAGCATTCATCGTCTGAGCGAACATTTTGACGGAAGTGTCATTGAGAGAGAGGTGTACCGGGAGCTCTTCAGCAGGTATATGGATGTCGCAATTGCCGGGAGGCTCATCTCTGAGATCCGCTCTGGATCAATTGAAGTCGGTACAGGCGCACTTTCTCTACTTGGAGCTGAAGGGCTCTTCAGTTCGCGTGATTTGATTGCTCCGCCGGATATGGATCAGGCAGTGATCGCACAGCTGAAGAGGCGGCTGAATGCGCAGGAGGTGATACTGGCCTGTATGCACTGCCGGAACTGGAAACAGCGGACAATTGTTGAACGGGCACCAGACCGGCCGGAGTGCCCGAAGTGCGGAGCCCGCCTCGTTGCCGCACTGAAGCCATATGAAGATGAGAATTACCGGGTTGCACGGAAGAAGAAGAAAACCCCTGAAGAGAAGGAGGTTGAGATGCGCATGCTCAGGTCTGCAAATATGGTTCTCTCAAGTGGGAAAAAAGCGATTGTCGCACTTGCGGGACGGGGTGTCGGCCCTGAAGCGGCATCACGGATACTGCATACGCATGCCGCAGGAGACGCATTCTATAAAGAGATCCTGAAAGCAGAGAGGAAATATATCATGACGCACCGGTTCTGGTGA
- a CDS encoding replication factor C small subunit encodes MEDIHGIWIEKYRPSSLADMVGHKDIVERLQSYVKRGSLPHLLFTGSPGVGKTTAAVALARELFGEDWRMNFRELNASDERGIDVVRNQIKQFARTQPIGSATFKVLFLDEADALTPDAQAALRRTMENYAESCRFILSCNYSSKIIDPIQSRCALYRFKPLTGDDIKEEIRRIAGREGLTLTPDGEDAIVYVAQGDMRKAVNALQGAAVVTATISEEEVYGITQNARPEEIADLISLSLSGDFERAERHLSSLTRERGIAPNEILARCYRHILALEIDRLLKVELIDHVGEADFRISEGATSDLQMEAMIARFVLSASKYI; translated from the coding sequence ATGGAGGATATCCACGGGATCTGGATCGAGAAGTACCGCCCTTCCAGCCTGGCTGATATGGTGGGTCACAAAGATATCGTCGAGCGCCTGCAGAGTTATGTCAAACGAGGCAGCCTCCCCCACCTCCTCTTCACCGGAAGCCCGGGTGTCGGGAAGACGACGGCGGCTGTGGCGCTTGCCCGCGAGCTCTTCGGCGAGGACTGGAGGATGAACTTCCGCGAACTGAATGCCTCCGACGAACGGGGAATCGACGTTGTCAGGAACCAGATAAAGCAGTTCGCACGAACCCAGCCGATCGGTTCTGCCACCTTCAAGGTTCTCTTCCTTGACGAAGCCGATGCGCTGACACCGGATGCACAGGCAGCATTGCGGAGAACCATGGAAAATTATGCAGAGAGCTGCCGTTTTATCCTCTCCTGCAACTACTCGTCAAAGATCATCGATCCCATCCAGAGCAGATGTGCCCTCTACCGGTTCAAACCACTCACCGGTGACGATATAAAAGAAGAGATCCGCAGGATCGCAGGCAGGGAAGGCCTGACCCTGACCCCGGATGGAGAAGATGCCATTGTGTATGTCGCGCAGGGTGATATGAGAAAAGCCGTGAATGCACTCCAGGGAGCAGCAGTTGTCACAGCAACTATTTCTGAAGAGGAGGTCTATGGGATTACCCAGAATGCCCGTCCCGAAGAGATAGCGGATCTCATCAGCCTCTCTTTGTCGGGCGATTTTGAGCGCGCAGAACGGCATCTCTCCTCCCTAACCAGGGAAAGGGGAATTGCACCAAATGAAATCCTTGCCAGGTGTTACCGGCATATCCTTGCACTTGAGATTGACAGGCTACTCAAAGTGGAGTTGATCGATCATGTCGGTGAGGCTGACTTCCGGATATCAGAGGGTGCAACAAGCGATCTCCAGATGGAGGCGATGATTGCGCGGTTTGTGCTTTCGGCATCAAAATACATTTGA
- a CDS encoding minichromosome maintenance protein MCM produces MDERVSGELDFETDETDKAREWADFLSKKYKPELRSIGREFPHNRSLIINYETLQKFGKSGVKLADELITYPNKVFAEVRDAIRAHNLLARKDAHEIIQRMNIRFVNLPRKTLVRDIRSDQMNTFVSVEGIIRKTTEVRPRIVEAVFRCASGHMTIREQGYGKFNEPDSCGMADCTHKRLELIPNRSKFIDAQKIRIQELPEGLRGGEQPQTLDIDATDDLTGIAAPGDRVIVNGVLKSIQRMVQGTKSTTFDIYLDCNSVEFGEKEFEEVNITEEDEAAILELSQDPFLYRKIAHSIAPTIYGNDDVKEAVSLQLFSGISKEMPDGSTLRGDIHILLVGDPGIAKSQLLRYVVKLSPRGIYTSGKSATSAGLTAAAVKDEFGDGRWTLEAGALVLADMGIAGVDEMDKMQKDDRSSLHEAMEQQTISIAKAGITATLKSRCALLGAANPKLGRFDEYVGISEQINMPPSLLSRFDLIFIMTDKPEKQRDEAIAQHILKAHSVGELIMQHRKSPIDGVNEEYIERELAPVTPEIDPVMFRKYIAYAKRNCFPIITQEAKNTLVDYYMKLRNLASPDKPVPVTARQLEALVRLAEASARTRLSPSIETDDAIRVIRIVDTCLRKVAYDPQTGSYDIDKIATGVSKQSRDLIRSIKETIRHLGDESGTARVDQVIDDLVQKGFSRDAIEKQIDLLLRGGEALSPRNGLIKLI; encoded by the coding sequence ATGGATGAGAGAGTGTCTGGTGAACTGGATTTTGAAACGGATGAGACTGATAAAGCCAGGGAATGGGCTGATTTCCTCTCAAAAAAATATAAACCCGAACTCCGGTCTATTGGCAGGGAGTTCCCCCATAACCGATCACTCATTATCAATTATGAAACCCTTCAGAAATTTGGAAAAAGCGGTGTCAAGCTTGCCGATGAACTGATCACCTATCCAAACAAGGTATTTGCCGAAGTGCGCGATGCGATCAGGGCGCATAATCTCCTTGCCCGCAAGGATGCACATGAGATCATCCAGAGGATGAATATCCGGTTTGTCAACCTCCCGAGAAAGACCCTTGTCCGTGACATACGGTCTGACCAGATGAACACCTTCGTCTCGGTTGAGGGGATCATCAGGAAGACAACCGAGGTGCGCCCCCGGATCGTTGAGGCGGTCTTCCGGTGTGCAAGCGGCCACATGACAATCCGTGAACAGGGATATGGAAAGTTCAATGAGCCTGACTCCTGCGGGATGGCAGACTGTACCCATAAGCGACTTGAACTTATTCCAAACCGCTCAAAATTCATCGATGCCCAGAAGATCCGTATACAGGAGCTCCCCGAAGGGCTCAGGGGCGGTGAACAGCCTCAGACACTTGATATTGATGCAACAGACGACCTGACAGGCATTGCGGCACCAGGAGATCGGGTGATTGTCAATGGCGTATTAAAATCAATTCAGCGGATGGTACAGGGTACAAAGAGCACGACCTTTGATATCTATCTGGACTGCAACTCGGTGGAATTTGGTGAAAAAGAGTTTGAAGAAGTGAATATCACCGAGGAGGATGAAGCTGCCATACTGGAACTCTCTCAGGATCCCTTCCTCTACCGGAAGATCGCCCACTCTATCGCACCCACAATCTATGGGAATGATGATGTCAAAGAGGCGGTATCGCTTCAGCTCTTCTCCGGAATATCCAAAGAGATGCCTGATGGAAGTACCCTCAGGGGCGATATCCATATCCTTCTCGTTGGTGATCCGGGTATTGCAAAGTCGCAGCTTTTGCGGTATGTGGTAAAACTCTCGCCGCGGGGAATCTATACCTCCGGAAAATCCGCAACATCCGCCGGTCTGACTGCTGCCGCGGTGAAGGATGAATTCGGGGACGGACGCTGGACACTTGAGGCAGGAGCACTTGTGCTTGCCGATATGGGTATTGCCGGTGTGGACGAGATGGACAAGATGCAGAAGGATGATCGATCATCTCTGCATGAAGCAATGGAGCAGCAGACAATCTCGATTGCAAAAGCAGGCATCACTGCAACCCTGAAGTCCCGGTGTGCACTTCTCGGTGCTGCCAACCCGAAACTCGGGAGATTTGATGAGTATGTCGGGATATCTGAGCAGATCAATATGCCCCCGTCCCTCCTCTCCCGGTTTGATCTCATCTTCATCATGACCGATAAACCCGAGAAGCAGCGGGACGAGGCAATAGCCCAGCATATTCTCAAGGCACACTCGGTTGGCGAGCTGATCATGCAGCATAGGAAAAGCCCGATTGACGGGGTAAACGAGGAGTATATCGAACGGGAACTGGCTCCTGTCACACCCGAAATCGATCCGGTGATGTTCCGGAAGTATATCGCCTATGCCAAGAGAAACTGTTTCCCGATCATCACCCAGGAAGCCAAAAATACCCTGGTTGACTATTATATGAAACTCCGGAACCTCGCATCACCTGACAAACCCGTTCCGGTGACTGCCCGCCAGCTTGAGGCGCTCGTCAGGCTTGCAGAGGCGAGCGCGAGGACCCGCCTCTCACCATCAATTGAGACCGATGATGCGATCCGGGTGATCCGGATAGTTGATACCTGCCTGAGGAAGGTTGCCTATGATCCCCAGACCGGATCATATGATATCGACAAGATTGCAACCGGCGTATCAAAACAGAGCAGGGATCTTATCCGGAGTATCAAGGAGACGATCCGCCACTTGGGCGATGAAAGCGGGACTGCCCGGGTTGATCAGGTCATTGATGATCTTGTGCAGAAAGGGTTTTCACGCGATGCGATAGAAAAGCAGATAGATCTGCTTCTCAGGGGAGGCGAAGCCCTTTCACCGAGAAACGGGCTTATCAAACTGATCTAG
- a CDS encoding metallophosphoesterase, with protein sequence MKPRFIPEGPALLVTGEMRVLVLADIHLGVESALDAAGWHLKSSTEERLSRIIACIDTTDPDLVILLGDLKHSVPRITWQEHTELPGVLNTIRKRVPIGLLPGNHDVGIERYMEEGELLPKNGVVIDGTGYLHGHTYPSPDLAGHLIVSGHHHPVLHLYDEVGCSLRGSPAFLLAEVDEAVLRMKHAKRPTRLLLMPAFYEYAGGIDIRTLPESGISPLSRSIRIDTAEVFLSDGTYIDTLESLRSDQNTGPARRTD encoded by the coding sequence ATGAAACCCCGATTCATCCCGGAAGGCCCGGCACTCCTGGTGACAGGGGAGATGCGGGTGCTTGTTCTCGCTGACATTCATCTTGGTGTCGAAAGTGCGCTTGATGCTGCAGGATGGCATCTGAAAAGCAGTACAGAAGAAAGGCTCTCCCGTATCATAGCATGCATCGATACAACAGATCCGGATCTGGTAATTCTTCTTGGAGACCTGAAGCATTCTGTTCCCCGCATAACCTGGCAGGAGCATACGGAACTTCCAGGTGTGCTCAATACCATCAGAAAGAGGGTGCCAATTGGGCTTCTCCCCGGAAACCATGATGTCGGGATCGAACGCTACATGGAAGAGGGAGAGCTGCTTCCAAAGAACGGGGTTGTCATCGATGGCACAGGCTATCTCCACGGCCATACCTATCCGTCTCCTGATCTTGCCGGACACCTGATCGTCTCCGGCCATCATCATCCGGTGCTCCACCTCTATGATGAGGTTGGGTGTTCGCTCAGGGGAAGTCCTGCATTTCTCCTGGCCGAAGTGGATGAAGCAGTACTCAGGATGAAGCATGCAAAAAGACCAACCCGGCTTCTCCTTATGCCTGCGTTTTATGAATATGCAGGTGGAATCGATATCAGAACACTACCGGAAAGCGGCATCTCCCCGCTTTCACGGAGCATCAGGATAGATACCGCAGAAGTGTTTCTCAGCGATGGAACCTACATCGATACACTCGAATCCCTCAGATCTGATCAGAATACCGGACCAGCTCGACGAACGGATTAG
- a CDS encoding TATA-box-binding protein, translating into MADQTNEQYDSLKIENIVASGVIADTIDLLAISEHIEGCELNTKRFPGAVYRITDPKMASLIFSSGKVVLTGIKNEGDLDRGLALIIQSLNGAGVETHAEPDVKITNIVCSYDMGKPINLNKVVITLQLENIEYEPEQFPGLVYRIEDPKIVALLFSSGKIILTGGKNLQDVRAGLGVLEQHLADIL; encoded by the coding sequence ATGGCAGATCAAACCAATGAACAGTACGACTCCCTGAAGATAGAGAATATCGTTGCTTCAGGAGTGATTGCAGATACTATTGATCTTTTGGCAATATCTGAGCATATTGAAGGATGTGAGCTCAATACCAAACGGTTTCCCGGTGCGGTCTACAGGATCACAGATCCAAAGATGGCCTCACTCATCTTCTCCTCCGGCAAAGTTGTCCTGACCGGTATCAAAAACGAAGGTGATCTCGACCGCGGGCTTGCATTGATCATTCAATCGCTCAATGGTGCTGGTGTGGAAACCCATGCAGAGCCGGATGTCAAAATAACCAATATCGTCTGCTCGTATGACATGGGAAAACCAATCAACCTGAATAAAGTCGTCATCACCCTTCAGCTTGAGAATATCGAGTATGAACCTGAGCAGTTTCCGGGCCTTGTCTACAGAATTGAGGATCCAAAGATCGTAGCCCTTCTCTTCTCCTCAGGCAAGATTATCCTGACAGGAGGAAAGAACCTGCAGGATGTCAGGGCCGGACTTGGTGTTCTTGAACAGCACCTGGCAGACATTCTCTAA
- the rsgA gene encoding ribosome small subunit-dependent GTPase A, with protein MNTSPSSCNSPHLNTLEEIGWNEEFERSFSKYNGPYIPGRVACRQKTVFDLLIKDGQVTAGLSGALRKLGRYPAVGDFVVLFSQPEAGTLTIVDILPQKSRFSRGRPGRESFDQVIAANIDYVFIVTAAGHDFNLRRIERYLVIAHASGVCPVVVLNKTDLADDQAILIDEILSISSDVQVIPISAMSGKGVEGLDPYLLPGKTIALIGSSGVGKSTLINRLLDNPVQETSHIRESDGKGRHTTTVRQLFILKSGALMIDNPGLREVGIGCASAGIADTFPDVLELAEECRFSDCQHEEEPGCAVKAAVQNRLLSASRLESYQRLMRELAFEEEKAEIGLVQYERKRWKGIAKFAKETQKRKET; from the coding sequence ATGAATACATCACCATCCTCATGCAATTCTCCACATCTCAATACCCTTGAAGAGATCGGCTGGAATGAAGAGTTCGAACGATCATTTTCAAAATATAACGGGCCGTATATCCCAGGCCGCGTCGCCTGCCGGCAGAAAACGGTATTTGATCTGCTTATAAAAGATGGACAGGTCACAGCCGGACTATCCGGAGCATTGCGTAAACTTGGCCGGTATCCTGCTGTTGGGGATTTTGTCGTTCTGTTTAGCCAGCCAGAGGCAGGAACCCTGACAATTGTTGATATCCTCCCACAAAAGTCCCGGTTTTCGAGGGGGAGACCGGGCCGGGAGAGCTTCGATCAGGTGATTGCTGCAAATATTGATTATGTGTTCATCGTCACCGCAGCAGGCCATGATTTTAATCTCCGCCGAATTGAACGCTACCTCGTTATTGCCCATGCATCTGGTGTCTGTCCGGTTGTTGTGCTGAATAAAACCGATCTTGCAGATGATCAGGCAATACTGATTGATGAAATCCTTTCAATCTCTTCAGATGTACAGGTTATTCCGATCAGTGCGATGAGTGGGAAGGGTGTTGAAGGCCTTGACCCGTATCTGTTGCCAGGAAAAACAATCGCCCTCATCGGATCGTCAGGTGTAGGAAAATCAACACTCATAAATCGTCTTCTGGATAATCCGGTGCAGGAGACCTCGCACATCCGTGAAAGTGATGGAAAAGGCCGCCACACAACGACAGTCCGCCAGCTATTCATCCTGAAGAGCGGTGCACTCATGATTGACAACCCCGGCCTGCGGGAGGTTGGCATTGGCTGTGCATCTGCTGGTATCGCAGATACCTTTCCGGATGTTTTGGAACTGGCAGAAGAATGCAGGTTCTCAGACTGCCAACACGAAGAGGAGCCGGGTTGTGCGGTGAAGGCAGCAGTACAAAACAGGCTCCTCTCAGCATCCCGTCTTGAGAGCTATCAACGCCTGATGCGGGAACTTGCATTCGAAGAGGAGAAGGCGGAGATTGGACTTGTGCAATATGAGAGAAAACGCTGGAAAGGCATAGCAAAATTCGCAAAAGAGACTCAGAAGAGAAAGGAGACGTAA
- a CDS encoding TatD family hydrolase produces the protein MQKPRFPITDDHMHIDPVNGIGLKAVSEFARSGGTHIFLVTKPSWSFGIDPVTPQDYLPVFEKTISLARECSGAGVVTYPILGVHPAEISRLTERLSVADAEALMTGALELASGFVSDGAAVALKSGRPHYECDPALMEASNRILYAALELSADLGSAVQLHAESGTCSDVKTMAEKAGIDPKRVVKHFASPDTPLHPSFIANHEAIATYAERKLPFTMESDFIDEADRPGSVLGPRSVPRFTLRHLGEGTLSEDDIWRIHAEVPEKVYGVPISL, from the coding sequence ATGCAGAAACCCCGTTTTCCCATAACAGATGATCATATGCATATCGATCCCGTAAACGGGATCGGGCTGAAGGCTGTATCCGAGTTTGCACGATCCGGTGGCACACACATCTTTCTTGTCACAAAACCGTCCTGGTCATTTGGAATTGACCCTGTTACACCACAGGACTATCTGCCTGTTTTTGAGAAGACGATCAGCCTTGCCAGGGAATGCTCTGGCGCGGGTGTTGTCACCTATCCGATACTTGGAGTGCATCCGGCAGAGATCTCGCGTCTGACAGAGCGTCTGAGTGTCGCAGATGCAGAAGCCCTGATGACAGGCGCCCTTGAGCTGGCCTCCGGCTTTGTCTCTGATGGGGCAGCTGTAGCCCTGAAGAGCGGCAGGCCGCATTATGAATGTGATCCCGCGCTCATGGAGGCCTCAAACCGGATACTATATGCTGCCCTGGAACTGTCAGCGGATCTTGGATCTGCTGTTCAGCTGCATGCCGAGAGTGGAACCTGTTCTGATGTCAAAACGATGGCTGAAAAGGCAGGTATTGATCCAAAACGGGTGGTCAAACACTTTGCATCTCCGGATACACCGCTTCACCCCTCGTTTATTGCCAATCATGAGGCGATTGCAACCTATGCAGAGCGCAAACTCCCCTTTACCATGGAGAGTGACTTTATTGATGAAGCAGACCGGCCCGGTTCGGTTCTTGGCCCGCGTTCGGTTCCCCGGTTCACGCTGCGGCACCTGGGCGAGGGCACCCTCTCAGAGGATGATATCTGGAGAATCCATGCAGAGGTTCCTGAGAAGGTGTATGGTGTCCCGATCTCGCTCTGA
- a CDS encoding DUF424 domain-containing protein has product MFLKIHTGPGGERVVAVCDRELMDTTISDGAIQITITSDFYGDTLATEEDVRAALLSAENGNIIGSRVVALAVSLGLVDPDSCLVINSIPHAQFI; this is encoded by the coding sequence ATGTTTTTGAAGATTCACACCGGCCCCGGGGGCGAGCGGGTGGTTGCTGTCTGTGATCGTGAGCTCATGGATACAACGATCTCGGATGGAGCGATCCAGATAACAATCACCAGCGATTTCTATGGAGATACTCTGGCAACAGAAGAGGACGTCAGGGCAGCTCTTCTCTCAGCAGAAAACGGCAATATCATCGGATCACGTGTTGTCGCACTTGCAGTCTCGCTTGGACTGGTTGATCCCGATTCATGCCTGGTAATCAACAGCATTCCGCATGCCCAGTTTATCTGA
- a CDS encoding dihydroneopterin aldolase family protein: MPTEREMAVFEAAIKLGALYHQFVGTPVSPETADTIEAAIESAVRLQPYVTDVRVSLDRSVMLENPFGYSEVQGRMFDVTVSTKVGDATCTARLNYENGYPMMSIQD, from the coding sequence ATGCCAACAGAACGAGAAATGGCAGTATTTGAAGCTGCAATAAAACTCGGTGCCCTCTACCACCAGTTTGTCGGCACCCCGGTCTCACCGGAGACCGCAGATACAATTGAGGCGGCAATCGAGTCAGCTGTCCGGCTCCAGCCGTATGTGACGGATGTCCGTGTATCCCTCGACCGCTCAGTCATGCTTGAGAATCCCTTTGGGTATTCCGAGGTGCAGGGGCGGATGTTTGATGTCACGGTCTCGACTAAGGTCGGGGATGCAACCTGCACTGCCCGCCTGAACTATGAGAACGGATATCCGATGATGTCTATTCAGGATTAA